A genomic region of Leptolyngbya sp. NIES-2104 contains the following coding sequences:
- a CDS encoding FHA domain-containing protein — translation MITLTLLHPVQLTPVQHWTFDESTIVRVGRSTDNQVVLYSAVVSRYHAELRRVNSSWELVSLGANGTYFEGKRISQLPVRDGMIFRLARSGPNLQIHLDRSDTLNMKRTLESVRVPALNLPFNDAEEDKKTQPLLKMQTIVTDSKTTMDTSAGRPSEEWIRKQDDSVIGNYYSIELLSQGKVGMTYLGQRSGETVLLKTLNPTWINHPQALSLFERQAKMLKQLNHPGLPRWRDFFRIDGQPFLVTEMIEGKTLDQHILDHGKVDLKQAIAWMIEVCEILDYLHTQSPPVLHQDIRPQNLIHRAHSTSSYELALVDFGSVRGLDLDETAAAYLAPEQKNGQATYLSDLYAIGTTLAFLISAQQPRLFYRQWRQDYRFSPDLIPGLLPELIEVLYQLTEPNPSDRYQSAREVATALRSLI, via the coding sequence GTGATTACTTTAACTCTCTTACATCCAGTCCAACTAACGCCCGTCCAGCACTGGACTTTTGACGAATCCACGATCGTTCGTGTGGGTCGATCAACGGATAATCAAGTCGTGCTCTATAGTGCCGTGGTGTCTCGCTACCATGCCGAACTTCGGCGGGTGAATTCGTCTTGGGAATTGGTCAGCCTCGGCGCAAATGGGACGTACTTTGAAGGCAAACGAATTTCTCAGTTACCTGTGCGCGATGGCATGATTTTTCGGTTAGCGCGATCGGGTCCGAATCTCCAAATTCATCTCGATCGTTCTGATACGCTCAACATGAAGCGAACGCTAGAATCTGTCCGCGTTCCAGCTCTCAATCTTCCATTCAATGATGCGGAAGAGGATAAAAAAACTCAACCGTTGCTAAAAATGCAGACGATTGTGACCGATTCTAAAACCACGATGGATACGTCAGCGGGGCGACCCAGCGAAGAATGGATTCGCAAGCAAGACGATTCGGTGATTGGAAACTATTACTCGATCGAGCTTCTGAGTCAGGGAAAAGTGGGCATGACTTATCTCGGTCAGCGGTCGGGCGAAACAGTTTTACTCAAAACGCTAAATCCCACTTGGATCAATCATCCGCAGGCGCTTTCTCTGTTTGAACGTCAGGCGAAAATGCTCAAACAGTTGAATCATCCTGGTCTTCCTCGGTGGCGCGATTTTTTTCGCATTGATGGGCAGCCGTTTCTCGTCACCGAAATGATCGAGGGCAAGACGTTAGATCAGCACATTCTCGATCATGGAAAAGTTGATCTCAAACAAGCGATCGCCTGGATGATCGAGGTGTGCGAAATTCTCGATTATCTTCACACTCAATCGCCGCCTGTTCTGCATCAAGACATCCGCCCTCAAAATCTGATCCATCGCGCTCATTCCACTTCTTCTTATGAGTTAGCGCTAGTAGATTTCGGAAGCGTCCGGGGACTCGATCTCGATGAAACTGCTGCCGCTTATCTTGCTCCTGAACAGAAGAATGGACAGGCGACTTATCTATCAGATTTATATGCGATCGGGACAACGTTAGCCTTCTTAATTTCCGCTCAACAACCGCGTCTGTTTTATCGTCAATGGCGGCAGGATTATCGCTTCAGTCCCGATTTGATTCCGGGATTACTGCCTGAATTGATCGAAGTTTTATATCAGTTAACCGAACCGAATCCAAGCGATCGCTATCAATCCGCACGAGAAGTCGCAACCGCATTACGATCGCTAATTTAG
- the gatA gene encoding Asp-tRNA(Asn)/Glu-tRNA(Gln) amidotransferase subunit GatA: MASIRELHQQLIRKERSAVEIVQESLNQIQALEPKLHSFLQVTGDRALEHAKQIDAKIAAGEEIGLLAGIPIGIKDNLCTQGVPTTCASKILQNFVPPYESTVTQKLIDAGAVMVGKTNLDEFAMGGSSETSAFAKTANPWDTSRVPGGSSGGSAAAVAGGECPIALGSDTGGSIRQPASFCGIVGMKPTYGLVSRYGLVAFASSLDQIGPFARSVEDTAILLNAIAGYDPKDSTSLKVEIPDYTQFLTSDLKGKRVGIIKETFGEGLDPEVEKAVRSAIDQLKALGAEVKEISCPRFRYGIAAYYIIAPSEASANLARYDGVKYGARIEEAENLMEMYTKTRSQGFGAEVKRRIMIGTYALSAGYYDAYYLKAQKVRTLIKQDFEAAFEQVDVLVSPTAPTTAFKLGDKSQDPLSMYLIDLMTIPVNLAGLPGMSVPCGFDSQGLPIGLQIIGNVLREDQIFQVASAYERSTDWHTRSPNRLTA; encoded by the coding sequence ATGGCATCCATTCGCGAGTTGCATCAACAACTCATCCGCAAAGAGCGATCGGCAGTAGAAATTGTGCAAGAGTCACTCAATCAGATTCAGGCACTCGAACCAAAGCTGCACAGTTTTTTGCAGGTGACGGGCGATCGCGCTTTGGAACACGCGAAACAAATCGATGCCAAAATTGCCGCAGGTGAGGAAATCGGATTACTGGCAGGAATTCCGATCGGAATTAAAGATAATCTCTGTACTCAAGGCGTTCCGACCACTTGCGCTTCTAAAATTCTGCAAAACTTTGTGCCCCCGTATGAGTCAACCGTGACGCAGAAATTGATCGATGCGGGTGCGGTGATGGTCGGCAAAACGAATCTCGATGAATTCGCAATGGGCGGATCGTCTGAAACTTCCGCGTTTGCGAAAACAGCGAATCCTTGGGATACGTCACGGGTTCCAGGCGGATCGTCTGGGGGATCAGCGGCGGCGGTTGCGGGGGGAGAATGTCCGATCGCATTAGGGTCTGATACAGGTGGATCAATTCGTCAGCCTGCTTCGTTCTGCGGCATTGTCGGAATGAAGCCAACTTACGGACTGGTTTCGCGATACGGATTAGTCGCGTTTGCGTCGTCGCTGGATCAGATTGGACCATTTGCGCGATCGGTAGAAGACACAGCGATTTTGTTAAATGCGATCGCAGGTTACGATCCCAAAGATTCCACCAGTCTGAAAGTTGAAATTCCCGACTACACGCAGTTTCTGACTTCTGACCTCAAAGGAAAGCGCGTTGGAATTATCAAAGAAACGTTTGGCGAAGGGCTTGATCCAGAAGTGGAAAAAGCAGTGAGAAGCGCGATCGATCAACTCAAAGCGCTAGGAGCCGAAGTTAAAGAAATTTCCTGTCCTCGATTCCGCTATGGAATTGCAGCGTATTACATTATTGCGCCTTCGGAAGCTTCCGCGAATTTGGCTCGATATGATGGCGTGAAATATGGAGCGCGGATCGAAGAGGCTGAGAATTTAATGGAAATGTATACGAAAACGCGATCGCAAGGATTCGGTGCAGAAGTCAAACGCCGGATCATGATTGGAACGTATGCGCTGTCTGCTGGATATTACGATGCGTACTATTTGAAGGCGCAGAAAGTGAGAACCCTGATTAAACAAGATTTTGAAGCGGCGTTTGAGCAAGTGGATGTGTTAGTTTCACCGACTGCACCGACGACCGCATTTAAGTTAGGCGATAAGTCGCAAGATCCACTCAGTATGTATCTGATCGATTTGATGACGATTCCGGTGAATTTGGCGGGACTGCCGGGGATGAGTGTGCCGTGTGGATTTGATTCGCAGGGTTTACCGATCGGGCTTCAAATTATCGGCAATGTGTTGCGCGAGGATCAAATTTTTCAAGTGGCATCGGCGTATGAGCGATCGACGGATTGGCATACACGATCGCCCAACAGGTTAACAGCCTAG
- a CDS encoding MFS transporter, translating into MTETTHTDPLLSRTSPFRVIGLTVWMVSYNVGVLPAIMPAIVRDFESSIGAIQTVLVLFSLTTAAFAPTTENLCRYFGRTRVFLGGLALYGTGIGITALSPSIAILAISFAVLTGMAATPLVSTPWTFVDLVYRGKTVEQATVGLIVVSTVGSLMGSLLGGFLASWIGWRWAFAPSLLALIAIWFRRRSLPQLCVYCDQPIDWIGGLLSFLGLGLILSGVSLSMEFGWWEPKRVLTIGEFVVPPFPLSIVPPLIAVGLILLGFFGFWQRRQARKGGASILRAGLLRKPAFVLGMLAAMLHTLITAGVQFNLFQYVPLALGLDPYRTALTIVPFNLTKTVVVIGSLKLLGLGSDRNGATAFQRCPPKFIVFGGLALLATGIFMLYRSLTLQVTPVDLLPGLVVMGIGSGLFTPPISRLTYSAAENDRIEGTGIYNPVQNLGNSLGRAILGTSLIFYASRDVVDGVLQQMGQTVEPAQRARLIATLQEMIQTLSRQELTAAVVNKVPPSIVPALNRISQEATTSGMQTSLMVALLFTGACFLLTITLPKYPSSGSKRNA; encoded by the coding sequence ATGACTGAGACGACGCACACTGATCCGCTGTTAAGCCGAACGTCCCCATTCAGAGTCATCGGCTTAACGGTCTGGATGGTTTCGTACAATGTGGGCGTATTGCCTGCGATCATGCCCGCGATCGTGCGTGATTTTGAGTCGAGCATCGGAGCGATTCAGACCGTTTTGGTGCTGTTTTCGTTGACGACCGCCGCGTTTGCGCCCACGACTGAAAATCTCTGCCGCTATTTCGGGCGCACACGCGTTTTTTTAGGAGGGTTGGCGCTTTATGGCACGGGAATTGGTATCACGGCTCTGAGTCCTTCGATCGCAATTCTGGCGATTAGTTTCGCGGTGCTCACTGGCATGGCAGCGACTCCGTTAGTGAGTACACCTTGGACATTCGTCGATCTCGTTTATCGAGGGAAAACCGTAGAGCAGGCGACCGTCGGACTGATCGTGGTATCGACAGTAGGAAGCTTGATGGGGTCGCTGTTGGGTGGCTTTCTTGCGTCTTGGATCGGGTGGCGATGGGCGTTTGCACCGTCGCTGTTGGCGCTGATTGCGATTTGGTTTCGACGGCGATCTCTGCCTCAACTGTGTGTGTACTGTGACCAACCGATCGACTGGATTGGCGGACTGCTTTCGTTTCTAGGATTAGGATTAATTCTCAGCGGGGTGAGTCTGTCGATGGAGTTTGGCTGGTGGGAGCCAAAGCGCGTATTGACGATCGGGGAATTCGTTGTGCCGCCGTTTCCATTGTCGATCGTGCCCCCACTGATCGCTGTGGGCTTGATTCTTCTAGGCTTCTTTGGCTTTTGGCAGCGACGACAAGCGAGAAAAGGGGGCGCTTCAATTCTGCGGGCTGGACTGCTACGAAAGCCAGCATTTGTCTTGGGAATGTTGGCGGCGATGCTGCACACGCTGATTACAGCTGGAGTGCAGTTTAATTTGTTTCAGTATGTGCCTTTGGCATTAGGGCTTGATCCGTATCGGACAGCATTGACGATCGTGCCTTTCAATCTCACAAAAACTGTAGTCGTGATTGGGTCGCTCAAACTGCTAGGACTGGGGAGCGATCGTAATGGAGCGACTGCATTTCAGCGGTGTCCGCCCAAGTTTATTGTCTTTGGAGGATTAGCGCTTTTGGCGACTGGAATCTTCATGTTATATCGCAGTCTCACGCTTCAAGTGACACCCGTTGATCTGTTGCCAGGGCTAGTGGTAATGGGCATCGGCTCCGGATTATTTACGCCACCGATTAGCCGCTTGACTTATTCAGCCGCCGAGAACGATCGAATTGAAGGAACCGGAATCTACAATCCGGTGCAAAATTTGGGCAATTCGCTCGGCAGAGCCATTCTAGGGACATCGCTGATTTTTTATGCGTCGCGAGATGTGGTAGATGGCGTTTTGCAACAGATGGGGCAGACGGTTGAGCCGGCTCAAAGAGCGCGGCTGATTGCGACACTGCAAGAAATGATTCAGACGCTTTCTCGGCAAGAATTGACCGCCGCCGTAGTGAACAAAGTGCCACCCTCGATCGTGCCTGCCCTCAACCGGATTAGTCAGGAAGCGACCACTTCGGGAATGCAGACCTCTTTAATGGTTGCGCTGCTGTTTACTGGTGCGTGTTTTCTACTAACCATCACACTGCCCAAATATCCATCGAGTGGGAGTAAAAGAAATGCGTGA
- a CDS encoding linear amide C-N hydrolase: MYPDLCNTIGSFLLQFVSSFQERLSFSIEDFTGLLSIPIMIGCTRAIYRGLDDLVITGRTMDWLNDMKSNLWAFPRGIERDGAAGENSIRWVSKHGSVGVSGWDVGIADGMNEQGLFANLLYLPETQYPIAPVSETCQPLSLSLWAQYVLDNFATVSEAVSAIEQESFYVVPVTSPDGKPGTIHLSISDPTGDSAIFEYVEGKLTIHHSPDYRVMTNSPTYSKQLALNEYWQSIGGTTMLPGTNRAADRFVRASFYINVIPKTANAIEGVAAVFSVIRNASVPMGISTPSQPNISSTIWRTVADHTNKRFFFESVRSPNVFWVNLDNLDFTEGSPVKKLTLTDGAIFAGDTSAQFQPTEPMRFLKA; the protein is encoded by the coding sequence ATGTATCCTGATCTTTGCAATACGATCGGTTCTTTTTTGCTGCAATTTGTGTCTAGCTTTCAGGAGCGATTGAGTTTCTCGATCGAGGATTTCACAGGACTGCTATCTATCCCAATCATGATCGGTTGTACTCGTGCCATCTATCGAGGACTTGACGATCTCGTTATCACCGGGCGCACGATGGACTGGCTCAACGATATGAAGAGCAATCTCTGGGCTTTCCCACGGGGCATTGAGCGCGATGGGGCAGCAGGGGAAAACTCGATTCGCTGGGTTTCAAAACATGGTAGTGTCGGCGTTTCAGGTTGGGACGTGGGCATCGCAGACGGCATGAACGAGCAAGGACTGTTTGCGAACTTGCTATACCTTCCCGAAACTCAGTATCCAATTGCTCCGGTTAGCGAGACTTGTCAGCCTTTATCATTATCGCTATGGGCGCAGTATGTACTGGATAATTTCGCCACTGTAAGTGAGGCGGTTAGCGCGATCGAGCAAGAATCTTTTTACGTCGTGCCTGTAACCTCACCCGATGGTAAACCTGGAACAATTCATCTTTCAATCTCAGATCCAACAGGCGATTCAGCCATCTTTGAATATGTGGAAGGTAAGTTGACGATTCACCACAGCCCGGATTATCGGGTAATGACCAACTCTCCGACCTATAGTAAGCAGTTAGCGTTGAATGAATATTGGCAATCGATCGGGGGAACAACCATGCTTCCCGGTACGAATCGCGCCGCCGATCGATTTGTTCGTGCCTCGTTCTACATCAATGTGATTCCAAAAACGGCGAATGCGATCGAAGGAGTCGCCGCTGTCTTTTCGGTGATTCGCAATGCGTCTGTACCGATGGGCATTAGTACACCGAGTCAGCCTAATATTTCCTCAACGATTTGGCGCACTGTTGCAGATCACACCAACAAACGCTTCTTTTTCGAGTCCGTCCGCAGTCCGAATGTTTTTTGGGTCAATCTGGATAACCTGGATTTTACAGAAGGCAGTCCCGTTAAAAAACTGACGCTGACCGACGGAGCAATTTTCGCGGGTGATACGTCAGCCCAGTTTCAACCCACTGAACCGATGAGGTTTCTCAAGGCTTAG
- a CDS encoding ComF family protein: MFGNFFNFVLQKSCALCDRPTSEPFCLDCQRRLERDRFPNPTQFWNQQPKLFAWGSYTDTLKRTISRLKYDQYSELAVPLGEALARSWLEAGLTKNKLTVVPIPLHTEKQKQRGYNQAELISRAFCNLSGDLHQPQGLQRIRATEALFNLSPKQREQMLSQVFEIGKICRDRQVLLIDDIYTTGATARAAIQVLHRHQIRVLGIAVVAKPSFEVRSKQ; the protein is encoded by the coding sequence ATGTTCGGCAATTTCTTCAATTTCGTTCTGCAAAAATCATGTGCATTATGCGATCGCCCAACCTCTGAGCCGTTTTGTCTCGATTGCCAACGCCGTTTAGAGCGCGATCGTTTTCCCAACCCCACACAATTCTGGAATCAACAGCCAAAACTTTTTGCTTGGGGAAGCTATACCGATACGCTGAAACGCACAATTTCAAGATTGAAATACGATCAATATTCAGAACTTGCCGTACCGCTTGGAGAAGCTTTAGCGCGATCGTGGTTAGAAGCAGGTTTAACTAAAAATAAGCTGACAGTCGTTCCAATTCCGCTACACACTGAGAAACAAAAACAACGCGGATACAACCAAGCAGAATTAATTTCTCGCGCCTTTTGTAATCTCAGTGGCGATCTGCATCAACCCCAAGGATTACAGCGAATTCGAGCCACCGAAGCTTTGTTTAATCTATCGCCAAAACAACGAGAACAAATGCTATCTCAAGTATTTGAGATTGGAAAAATTTGCCGCGATCGTCAAGTGCTTTTAATTGACGATATTTACACCACTGGAGCCACCGCCCGCGCCGCCATTCAAGTGTTACATCGTCATCAAATTCGAGTGTTAGGAATTGCGGTCGTGGCGAAACCGAGTTTTGAAGTGCGATCGAAGCAATAA
- a CDS encoding putative PEP-binding protein has product MDTLFSLERIESQHQSQVGEQALQLSVFAQKGFPVLPSVVLSAVRFRNFLETIHWIQPLFADLPYSSLRLNLEDSQQLQTIARQIRQTIQHAELPKEWLSEIQAEIAKIPNLGSALILRPSIAIQTELPTQELADLIEPQICSTEINSLAIALKQLWSELFRARNLVYWQGAKIELHQIHFAVLIQPIGSAIASGSLQGNPPNWELVATRGLDVAIARGEVLPEIYKISEDQIQFQRAGRQTIAYEIQSGSEPLTRSPIRETAPVLNPQQREVLLSLAQMLQFPAALDWQFYDSELYVTTVRYGSFSQNSQTVTQSEDSIVSGLGAAPGQAIAPAFVLTDPNPPKIPAGSILVTSMILPSWIPWLKQIAGIVSEQGGMTSHGAILAREMGIPAIVGAEQATRRIQTGETIAINGDTGSVTIASQISKSTSEPKQMNTVWNTNATQLMINLSQIDSTSAAVEMNVDGVGLLRSELMLGGMLEKINSAQLAKQLQKFAESFAPRPVFYRSLDVRSHEFQTASEVNPMLGIRGTFSYLQHPERFDLELAALEQAIEAGCSNLRLILPFVRTIEEFVFCRRRVEQAGLFNHAQFQLWIMAEVPSVLFLLPEYVQAGVQGICIGTSDLTQLILGVDRDQSAMAKVFDESHPAVMNAIAQLIQSAHRLKIPCSISTQATITSELIDRWVEWGVDAISVNLSVVETVNRAIARAEQRLLLNEVRRSKAEKLPNFDL; this is encoded by the coding sequence GTGGATACACTTTTTTCTCTAGAGCGAATTGAATCGCAACATCAGTCGCAGGTCGGAGAACAAGCGCTTCAACTCAGTGTGTTCGCTCAGAAAGGCTTTCCAGTTCTACCCAGTGTAGTGCTGTCTGCCGTTCGATTTCGCAACTTCCTCGAAACAATTCACTGGATTCAGCCCCTGTTTGCCGATTTGCCGTATTCATCATTGCGGTTGAATCTTGAAGACTCACAGCAGCTTCAAACGATCGCTCGCCAAATTCGCCAAACGATTCAGCACGCAGAACTGCCGAAGGAATGGCTTTCAGAAATTCAAGCTGAAATTGCGAAAATTCCAAATCTTGGATCAGCTTTAATTCTGCGTCCGTCGATCGCAATTCAAACCGAATTACCGACGCAAGAACTCGCGGATTTAATCGAGCCGCAGATTTGCAGTACTGAGATAAATTCACTTGCGATCGCGCTTAAACAACTGTGGTCAGAACTCTTTCGAGCAAGGAATCTCGTCTATTGGCAGGGCGCAAAAATTGAACTACATCAGATTCATTTTGCGGTGTTGATTCAGCCAATTGGAAGCGCGATCGCATCCGGTTCACTCCAAGGCAATCCGCCAAACTGGGAACTGGTTGCAACTCGTGGATTGGATGTCGCGATCGCTCGTGGGGAAGTCTTGCCAGAGATTTATAAAATTTCTGAAGACCAGATTCAGTTTCAGCGAGCAGGGCGACAAACGATCGCGTACGAGATTCAATCGGGAAGTGAACCGTTAACGCGATCGCCCATTCGCGAAACTGCTCCGGTTTTGAATCCTCAACAGCGAGAAGTTCTACTTTCTCTCGCTCAGATGCTGCAATTTCCGGCTGCTTTAGACTGGCAATTTTATGACTCGGAACTCTACGTCACAACAGTACGCTATGGCAGTTTCAGTCAAAATTCTCAGACCGTTACCCAGTCGGAAGACTCGATCGTATCTGGATTAGGTGCGGCTCCGGGACAAGCGATCGCGCCTGCGTTTGTGCTTACTGACCCGAATCCGCCAAAGATTCCAGCGGGTTCGATACTCGTTACTTCGATGATTTTGCCGAGTTGGATTCCGTGGCTCAAGCAGATTGCTGGAATCGTTTCAGAGCAGGGAGGGATGACGAGTCACGGCGCGATTTTGGCGCGAGAAATGGGAATACCCGCGATCGTGGGAGCGGAACAGGCAACTCGGCGGATTCAAACCGGAGAAACGATCGCAATCAATGGCGATACAGGCTCTGTCACGATCGCGTCTCAGATTTCTAAATCAACATCAGAACCAAAACAAATGAATACGGTTTGGAATACGAATGCAACTCAGTTGATGATTAATCTGAGTCAAATCGATTCAACTTCGGCAGCAGTCGAAATGAATGTGGATGGAGTTGGATTACTCAGATCAGAATTAATGCTGGGAGGAATGCTGGAGAAGATTAATTCTGCTCAATTAGCAAAGCAGCTTCAAAAATTTGCTGAGTCGTTTGCGCCACGTCCGGTGTTTTATCGAAGTTTGGATGTGCGATCGCATGAGTTTCAAACCGCGTCCGAAGTCAATCCGATGCTTGGTATTCGAGGCACGTTCAGCTATCTGCAACATCCAGAGCGATTTGATCTTGAACTTGCCGCACTCGAACAAGCGATCGAAGCAGGATGCTCAAATTTGCGATTAATTCTGCCGTTTGTGCGAACGATCGAGGAATTCGTTTTCTGTCGTCGGCGGGTCGAACAAGCCGGACTATTCAATCATGCTCAATTTCAACTGTGGATCATGGCGGAAGTGCCTTCTGTGTTATTTTTGCTGCCTGAATATGTCCAAGCGGGTGTTCAAGGAATTTGTATTGGTACAAGTGATTTAACACAGTTGATTTTGGGAGTAGATCGCGATCAGAGTGCGATGGCGAAAGTATTCGATGAAAGCCATCCAGCGGTGATGAATGCAATCGCACAATTGATCCAATCCGCGCATCGATTGAAAATTCCGTGTTCGATTTCCACGCAGGCGACGATCACATCAGAATTAATCGATCGTTGGGTCGAATGGGGCGTAGATGCGATTTCGGTGAATTTGTCGGTGGTGGAAACGGTGAATCGAGCGATCGCACGAGCGGAACAACGATTGTTATTGAATGAGGTGCGTAGATCAAAGGCTGAAAAGCTGCCGAACTTCGATCTGTAA
- a CDS encoding Uma2 family endonuclease — MTITRYKWTLDRYHQAIEAGVFDDQNVELLRGEIVVMPPEGEPHVYFSDRFSKRLQKRLGDLAQIREGRPIVLPNHSEPQPDIAVVQSLDAVYLEHHPYPENIFWLIEYSNTTLKKDLEVKAKIYAEAGIREYWVVDLKNLQLTVFRDPTATGYETEFNLSEGTIAPLAFPDLQIEVRQLFSL; from the coding sequence ATGACAATTACTCGCTACAAATGGACGTTGGATCGTTATCATCAAGCGATCGAGGCGGGCGTTTTCGATGATCAGAATGTGGAATTGCTACGAGGTGAAATCGTTGTTATGCCTCCAGAAGGGGAACCGCACGTCTATTTTAGCGATCGCTTCTCTAAGCGATTACAGAAACGATTGGGCGATTTAGCTCAGATTCGGGAGGGAAGACCGATTGTTCTCCCCAATCATTCGGAGCCACAACCGGATATTGCAGTCGTTCAGTCCCTTGATGCCGTTTATCTAGAGCATCATCCTTATCCAGAAAACATTTTTTGGCTGATTGAATATTCCAACACCACGTTAAAAAAAGATTTAGAGGTTAAAGCGAAAATTTACGCAGAAGCAGGAATTCGAGAATATTGGGTCGTGGATTTGAAAAATTTACAACTAACTGTATTTCGCGATCCAACTGCAACAGGCTATGAAACGGAATTCAATTTGAGCGAAGGTACGATCGCGCCCTTAGCATTTCCAGACTTACAGATCGAAGTTCGGCAGCTTTTCAGCCTTTGA
- a CDS encoding Fur family transcriptional regulator, with product MSHDRLPTDGSKPIYSKTAVIQNSIESLQFIDMKAQRTRSQDRILTILKSLNRSISAQDLYVELRSRNQSMGLATVYRALEALKLEGMIQARTLPNGEALYGLIQEDRHHLTCLQCGDSIAIDECPVHDLEQQLNRSHRFKIYYHMLEFFGLCDRCQAKAEEA from the coding sequence TTGAGTCACGACCGCCTCCCGACTGATGGTTCAAAGCCTATCTATTCTAAGACTGCGGTGATTCAAAACAGCATTGAATCTCTACAATTTATTGATATGAAAGCACAACGTACCCGTAGCCAAGACCGGATTCTGACAATTCTCAAGAGCCTCAATCGATCGATTTCTGCTCAAGACCTTTACGTTGAGTTGCGAAGTCGAAACCAGAGTATGGGTTTGGCAACGGTGTATCGCGCTTTAGAAGCTTTGAAGCTCGAAGGCATGATTCAAGCTCGAACATTGCCAAACGGTGAAGCCCTCTACGGACTCATTCAAGAAGATCGGCATCATTTAACCTGTTTGCAGTGCGGGGATTCGATCGCGATTGATGAATGTCCGGTTCATGATCTTGAACAGCAGTTAAACCGATCGCATCGCTTCAAAATTTACTATCACATGCTGGAATTTTTCGGATTGTGCGATCGCTGTCAAGCCAAAGCAGAGGAAGCCTAA
- the purS gene encoding phosphoribosylformylglycinamidine synthase subunit PurS, with amino-acid sequence MTQKFQAQIYVTLRPSVLDPAGTAVQSGLAHMGYSNVEQVRIGKYVELSLTAENEAAAREQLDVICDQLLANPVIENYRIELQALVQV; translated from the coding sequence GTGACTCAAAAATTTCAAGCTCAGATCTATGTTACTCTTCGCCCTTCGGTCTTAGATCCTGCCGGAACAGCGGTACAGTCGGGATTGGCACACATGGGCTACTCAAATGTTGAACAAGTCCGCATCGGCAAATATGTAGAACTCTCGCTCACTGCCGAAAACGAAGCCGCAGCACGAGAACAATTAGATGTAATTTGTGATCAGTTGTTAGCCAATCCAGTGATTGAAAATTATCGCATCGAACTTCAAGCACTGGTACAAGTTTAG
- the purQ gene encoding phosphoribosylformylglycinamidine synthase subunit PurQ, with amino-acid sequence MKFGVLVFPGSNCDRDIVWVTQGLLNQPTRMIWHEDSDLSDIDVVVVPGGFSYGDYLRCGAIARFSPVMRSTIEHANAGKLVLGICNGFQVLTEAGLLPGALVRNRDLHFICDRVPLRVERNDLIWTQNYEKGQVIEIPIAHGEGSYYADADTLKSIEDHDQILFRYCDPNGNLTPESNPNGSLNHIAGICNRQGNVLGMMPHPERASDRALGCVDGLALFESILKAVPALV; translated from the coding sequence ATGAAATTTGGCGTGTTAGTGTTTCCAGGATCGAACTGCGATCGCGATATTGTCTGGGTGACTCAAGGGTTACTCAACCAGCCGACCCGCATGATTTGGCACGAAGATAGTGATCTGTCAGATATCGATGTCGTGGTCGTTCCAGGTGGTTTTAGTTACGGGGATTATCTGCGCTGTGGTGCGATCGCTCGTTTTTCTCCAGTGATGCGATCGACGATCGAACATGCCAACGCTGGAAAGCTCGTTCTCGGAATCTGTAACGGCTTCCAAGTGTTAACCGAAGCGGGATTATTACCCGGTGCATTGGTGAGAAATCGAGATTTGCATTTTATTTGCGATCGCGTTCCGCTCCGAGTCGAGCGCAATGATTTAATCTGGACGCAGAACTATGAGAAAGGGCAAGTGATCGAAATCCCGATCGCGCATGGAGAAGGAAGCTATTACGCCGATGCGGACACGCTGAAATCGATCGAAGATCACGATCAAATTCTGTTTCGCTACTGTGACCCGAATGGAAATCTGACTCCTGAAAGCAATCCGAACGGCTCCTTAAATCACATTGCTGGAATTTGCAACCGTCAGGGGAACGTGTTAGGAATGATGCCTCACCCAGAACGCGCTTCCGATCGAGCACTCGGCTGCGTCGATGGACTGGCACTGTTTGAAAGCATTCTCAAAGCGGTTCCTGCCTTGGTATAG